The Montipora capricornis isolate CH-2021 chromosome 3, ASM3666992v2, whole genome shotgun sequence genome includes the window GTTGGCTCGTATGGAACACGATTTCAGCAATGGCGTACGGAAAAATCGTGATTTCAGTCCGACAAAATGTGAGGGTAAAAGCATTTCTGTAGCTTTATTTTAACATGGATGTTTCTTTCGGAACCCACACTACTTTATGTTGAAAAAAAAGGCAGAAGAAAAGGGTCGTTTTTCGTTttagtggcactttaaggtaattcctttgaaattgttctactatcaaactttttttgaaaCTTGGCATagttaacattcatgatatgaacatttaaaaaatgcaataaaaaaatggggtcaccgtgcttgtttacgcgttagcaggctcttaaaatggggtattttactggttgcgcgttaaaaacTCGAATCACCTttatacagaattaagtcttggttacttgtaagacacaaaattttttcttgaaagtaaaactttttttatttgcataagcagtattgcttcatttaagccgtttttgattgtctggttgtgggaatattgcactttttcggacagttccgtggttagcttgaagtcctcgccttggccaaaatacacccagtacggaactattttccaaaaaaactcatgttctactatcaaactttttttcttcttcaaatatgttctttaatagaatgttcttagcaaatacctgaaaaaaaatcgggggttaCCGTGCTTGATTCCTCACAAACTGCCGTGAAAGGTGGTCATGGATTCGGAGATCATAATCAGGTGGAGAATTGGCGCAGTGGGTACTGGGATGAGACACAAAATGCACGAAGCATGCACTCGAGATCAACCTTGTTTTCGGTTGTTTTTATGCGTTTGATATTGCCAACACAGAAATTTATACTTGGAAAGagtgcaaaaataacaaagaatgaGGTAAGTCAATATTTgatgagattttaaagttatgaACCTTTAGTGTGGATTATTTTGTAGTGCTGGCCTTCTGTTATTTTCCAGTGAACTAGGGTTCCATTTTTTCGCTTTTGCGCAATAAATGCTTGacaaagaaacttgaagaaaagactGGTCATTCCTATTCTTTATATGTTTTCTTGTTTGGTTTTTATACACACCAAAATGTGAATTCTTCACCCATCACTCGGACGGGAGTCTCACTGGTCCTCATTCTGACTACTGCATTTTCCCGTGCAAGAATGATTTCaaactatttacattttgtttgaatttcttgcTTCAGCATGTCTCTAAATTAAGTTAATCCTCTTAGTTATTGGTTCCACAGAATCGAATTTAATAtaatattacatgtaatatAGACCCTTTCAGAATTACTGTATGCATTCTTGTTTGCAACCAAACCAACACCAACAGAGTCAATATTAGTTTTACAAAACATTAAATTGCACAAATTGCAATCTTAATTTGCATTATCTATGAAGTATTGACATATTTGCGCCAGCACCCGCTTGTTTGAggaaactctgggtttgttgtcAAACCTCTCCATCAGAACTTGCTTCATCCCTTCTTCCTTGCCTCTTTGGTACACCAGTTGAAGGTGATGGAGACCCAAACCTGAGCTTGCACACTTAATGGCCATTGAGGCTGACATGTACTTTTCTCTGACTAATGGTTGCAGGGTATTAACCCGAAGTTTCTTTGCTTTTAGGAGTTTTTGATAGGATGCCACCCATGAAACTTTGAAGCTGTGCTTTTGTAGCAGTCTGACATTTAGAAACTTGTTCACCAGGTGGTAGAGTGTTTGCACATCTGCAAGAGCATTGTGAGCTTCATAGGATTTACAGAGAAGATCTTGTACAAGGTTTTCCTGGCTGTGGAATTTCCTTTCAGGAAGCAATTCCCTGAATGCTGGAAGAGAGTCTGCAAAGCCAGAAACAGTTTGAGCTAAGTCATCCATGACTCCATTTTTCTCTGCTGCTTGCACCAAGAACGTGGCATCAAAGGATTTGCAAGGCATTTTTGATTTGAGCCACTCAATGAAGTTCTTCAGGGCTAGATCAATTGCAGTGGCATCAATGATCGGTTTCCCATCATAAAACAGCATTCCTCTTTGGAAGGTGAGCTTGTTCACAGCAGATGCTTGTGGTGATATTACATGAGAAGGCTTAACATAAATAGATAACTCATCTTTACCATCTGTTGCAGCAATTTGTAGGATTTCAGCATCATTACCTGATGTCAACGAAGATAAACCAGTGTTAAGATATTGTAATCTTTACAAAAATATCAGAGGCATTAAGGAAAATGTTACAAAAAATGCTTAGTGTATCTATGCAGGGTATATCtgtaataaaacaatagaaGGAGCGATTACTGATTACCTGCCCTGCTAATTTGCATCTCACCTATTTTCTTTAAGAACAAGGCATGATAAAACAAAGGAATCTATGTGATGCAAATTAGCAGGGCAGGTATTCAGCAATCcagcaaaatagaaaaacaattccatgattaaatataattattctcTAATAAGAAATTCAGAAATACCCTGTTGAGATAAGCCAGGTTATattcactttttaattttttgctgcaCTGCACCCTGCAAAACTAATTACCCCTTCCAGATGTTTCCAAATCAAATATGATTTTATGGTAGTCTTTGGACAATGATACTGTCTCAATCTTTGAGGCTGGAGGTGGTGCTGGAATTTCCTGAGCGGCATGGTCTCCATCGAAGCCCATTCCAGAACTATACTGTTGTCCCTCTCTGTTCTGAagctgttttgtctttttcaaaCGATTCTCTTTCTTCTCAATTCTTCTCTTCTTGTACtctcttgttttctgtttccctTTCAAACTTAGCATTCTCTTGTccgttttctttgcaaactttaaAGAATTGGAACCTGGAGATAGTTGTGTCTTCATAAAAGCCTAAAAGAAATTCACCTGTTTTAGCGAAAACAATATTCCAAATTATAATGTAgtgaattttttctttgttatcttgTGACTTACCGATATGATATGCAATAGGTACTGGTGAAATAACAATGAACACATTGGATAGTGTGTAATGTTCAATGGATCTCACAACTTGGGAAGTGTACAAATATGCTCGTAATATTATATCTGCTCACCTGAGAAACATAAGAATGGCCTAAGTTCTTTTGGCCAACAGCGCATGCAACACGGAAGTCACTGCTTTCACTAGATCCATAGTGTCTGATCTTTGGAGCTTTGCTTCCAATAGTGTTGTTGAGTGCTTCATTAGCTTGGCTTGACCCAAGGGGAGCTAGTTTCTTGGCATTTGAAGCATACACCTAAATTGAAGGAAACGGTGGTTATTCACTAAAACCTTGTATCTCATGAATCTTGTGAAACGAAGAAAGAGGTTGATAGTCCTTTACACTTAGAGCTTTTTCCCTTGCAGTTATTATTTGGAATACATTCATAAGCAGTAACACTATTTTTTTAGAGGTTTGTTCCTCTACTAGAATGGTGAGAATTGGGAATTTGGAAGGAGTAAGCTGTACCACTATACATCATCTACACTGTACTTACTTCTATGGTCTTTTTCAGGGACTGCCTCAAGCTTTTGTCAGTAAGATCCTTGCCATGGGGAAGACCTCTGTGTTTGTACGATGCAGGATTTTTTAAGTAGCCACACCAGTTGCCACAGGAAGAATGGTCACCATAAGCATGGGGCACGATAGACTTCAGACCGTTTCGCACACCTTCTTCATTATCCTTATTTTGCTTTAGTGCATAACCGAAGCATCTCTGGAAATACCGTATCACCATATCTGTCAGGCTTTTGTTTTGGGCCTTGATGCTGTATAGTGAGCTACCAAAGGATCTTTTAGCATGGACTACGTCTGACCATTTTTCAATCTCATGCTCaacattttgcctcactttgttTATGGTTGATGAATCATCATCCCCAACAAGAACAGATACAACTGCATTTTTTGCTCCACAACTGTTAAGTAGAATAAAACATAATATTTTGTGTCATAAAAAGTGAGGGCATTCAAACTACACCTAGGCATTATTATAAAGTATTTTGCCTTCTGCATTTTCATCATAAGTTCGTATTCAAGGATAAAAGTGCATTTTTATGTGTACATGTTCTTTCTTGTCAAATTCTCAATCAGTATTACTAAGGGTGTAAGGTACTGTCAGTCTTTCCACTGTTCGTGGTTCAAGTgtcattacatgtactgtaacacTGATATCATAAGAACAGATTCCACAAGTCTTCCTTTGGAGCAATAAAACTGTGAATTTAACAttaatattatcatcatcattcttCTGCACACCTTTACAAaaaacatcatttttttttttttttttttttttttttttgatggataactttttattatgattcacactacttacaacattggtacatctacttacacaacttacaaaaattacacaattaACAACTACTAAAATCCATTATACTACCATCAagactatttaacaattgagtTGGGTacgcactacttacaatacaatgcacttacaattacaggtgctacttacaataatacaattggaatacttactctacaaaaacaatatgattactttttaaacttgcaataccaatttatacactgcttacaaaataataCGATTACAGATgctaattatatatatattcttacattaaaaacaatgagcaacaaaataaaagatacatatattaaaaataaataaattaattaattaattaactataTTGGAGTGAGTACccatttcttttcaaagaagttgtttttgttgatcttcttttcagtttcatatttaatcaTCATGAATAAAGGTCCTGGGTAACACTTTCAAGAGGAGGCAAATATGGATGTTGCCATGTGTTGAATGATTCTGTACTTTTTCTGGtcaaattgaaaaattgaaaaaacaatgcttttgttgtttgcagtgAGGTCCTAGTAGACGAAATATgtgtataaatatatattacctttttgaccttgaaccatAGCAAATCACATTGCCAGTTTTTAGGCCAACCATAGAGCCAACACCTAGTGGTTAAAATAAggatatattttatttactgtaattaattaattatttatttatttaattgactTTGACTATTGGCCAGGACACCAAAAGTGTCAGTAAGATAAAGAACAATCTAGAGAAAATAATAGCAGCTTCCTTTGAAAATGCATATCCAAATGCAcccttttaaattttaacagatGTGCAATTTGCAGTGggcttttccccttttttgccaTCCCATGTCATATGACGCTCCAATCTctacattttccttttcactctCCTCTTTCCACAGGTTTCTTTCCCTTTCTAAACTTTCCAGGCATGATTCCTTTGCCAACTTTTCAATTTGGGGTCCTACTTCCTTCTCGCGAGCCTTCAGCGTGGATTCCCCAACTGATGGTACGTTGATAGATGACAACAACACGTGGGTAGGACCTATTCCTGCGTGTAGCATGCCTATAAATATGTCGATTCAACTTACTAAAAAATTGGCTGGTTGTTAAATGGATGCTTTAAtgaggaaaatatttttaacatcAGTAAAAGTAAAGAAACCTGCAGCGAGCTTCGTGTTAATATCAAAAATTGGTCTCCCTAGCGTGGTTCCGGTCCTACGGTGGGTCTTATTTGTTCGACAGATATTTGTCTCTCCACACTCGGAGTTTGAACAGCATATGTAAAGTAGTGATCCTAGCCCAGAAACTGTTTCTTTTATGCAGTCCAAGAGCCGTAGAGCCGCCCCACAAGCTTCACAAGCCCCATCCAAAGCCTCAGCGAGGACATTTAATTCTACAACTCGATGACCGCGAAGTGAAACTTCGCTGCAGACTTTCGGATGAcgcacatttttttcattttcttgtcttttgaTAGCAGACCAGGTAGCTGTAAGGCGATTTGCGGCATTGTTATTTCGAATAAAAGCTTCAGCTTTGCAAAAGCGGCCCTTGTTTGACCTTCTCGCACTAGCGGGAAGaacggccgccatcttggatgtcgtaatgttatgcgcagaaaaggttgcgcaatgcaaaaccagggaatcaccttaagactTGCTCCTGTGTGCAAAGGTAACGTGTGCGTGCAAATTTTGGGGttatttacatactgatcaaaTGTGTATGAAAATGTGTTTCTTTGAACTGTCTTTTAAATACACATGACACAAAATAGCGCGCAAATTTGGGGGttatttacatactgatcaaaTGTGTATGAAAATATGTTTCTTTGAACTGTCTTTACACATGACGCAAATTAGCGCGCAAATTTGCTTTTTCGCACAGCTTTTGCTCCTGTTGTAAGAACGTGTAAACTCATTATTTTGAGGAAGTTAAAGGAGGGTTGGAAATGTGAGCGAAATGTTAAAGTTGAACAGTGTCTGCTTGTGGTAGTAAAGGTGATCAAAATCTTATTTTATTGATTATGTTTGCACCTATTGAAAACTGCAGGCAAATGTTTATCATTGAACCAGATTGTTTTATATAGTAAATGTGAGCAAACCCTTAGTATTAAACACGTTTGCTCACGCAGCAAATGTTGTCAAAACACTTATTTTGAACAGTTATTGTTCCTGGGTGGCAAATGTGATGAAACTCTAAATTTTGGGAAATTATGCTTGGGGCAGCAAATGTGGTCAAAACCTTAGTCTTGAACAAGTTTGCTTGGGGGCAGCAAATTTGATCGAACTCTTACTATTCAGCATGTTTGCTCAGGTAGTAAATATAAACACAGTCCAAGTTTTAAGCGAGTTCGCTTGGGCAGCAAAATGTGTAAAACTCCCACTATTGCCGGGTTTGCTTAGGTAtagcaaataaaatcaaagtcaACCTTTTGAACAAGTTCACTTGAGGCggcaaaatgtgataaaacttTTAATATTGAGGAAGTTTGCCCCATTAGCAAATGATTTTATAATGAAAGTCCAAGTTTTAAACAAGATTGCTACTTAAACACATCAAAGACAACCAGTGACATTCCATCTTATATGttcaaatgatttttaattCAATCTATGAAGCAAATTTAGCGTGAACATAATTATCTATTAAAAACTGGgggtaaaactaaaacaaagcACAAATTGTATATACAAAATTATACTATATATACATCAATCAGATCTTTTAATAGCCTATAAGAGAAATATTCATTCTATAAGATATtttgaataggcttttcagAGTTGCCTCAAACCTGTTTCAAAAGAAGCCTTTTAGGTTTGcggaactcagaaatggcctatttaaccCCTCCACTCTTTGaccaatttaattaattatgaCAAGATAGTTTTTTCACTCAAACTTTTAAATTTGAGGATGAAATCCTGTCATGTTATCATTCGAATGCAACCCTTTTTGGCAGACCTCTTGCTTAGTATTATTTCTTGGGactttacataaaaaaaatttaattctgTGGGAGTTTCTCCTCTATTAATTAGGAGTGAAAGGGCTAATTCTTTCTACCACtttataattcttttaaatATAACAAATGGGCTAACAGCATTTTAACAACTAATTTAGATAGCTACTAAAGTGgcattaaaggaaaaaaaaagtatatatatatatatatacaattaaGTGTGAAagttgattttcgtaaaacagtgctcaatacatagaagtagagcgtagtatgtatggaagaaaaagacaaatagaCTACAAGTTCATCTCTACTAGCCTGTTTCGTGTTCGCCCAcgcatcaggggatttaatgagaataaactttaccatcgcttatatacaatctagtttgtctaatttatgcagtgccaaattaagtttagttattgcgcaggagtgctttgtttctgtggcggcaagaagacacgagttcattacagCTCAAGCAagagatgtaacctctgcctcaaaaaaaaattcctaatcatctgccgacccgaactatcaacactaaacaaacgtaatgaactcgtgtcttcttgccgccacagaaacaaagccctccagCGCAATAACTAAACATAATTtggcactgcataaattagacaaactattgtatataagtgatggtaaagtttattctcattaaatcccctgacgagtgggcgaccacgaaacagccttgtagggatgaacttgtagtctatttgtctttttcttccatacatatatatatatatacaatatatattattatatatatattaatgttACAAAAAGGTGAAATTACACTAATGAAAATCATGGAAATTTTCAGCATCCAAGTCAGAAATAAGCAGATTTAAACAAGGCAGCTCAAGAAATCACCACTCAAAAGTATTCCAAATTGCAATAATATACTTGTCATTGCACAGTAGTTGCTCATGGTATAAGTAATACCCTTGCTTTTATACTGtacctacaatcatggacagaAGTTGTTGAGACACATGAAAATTAGCAACCTTTTTCTTTGGTGTAAATTCTACTCTCTCCCCTCGTGAAATGTAGCCTTCCCtttcccctttttcaatgttggaaacAACTAAACATCCACGAAGCATTTTGGCAGCATtgtttgggggagagggggtgaCTACAGATGTTTTCATTCGAATACAAAATTCTATTGTTTGTTCAAAAGCGTTAGTTTTGCTAAATTGTCTCAACACTtctgtcca containing:
- the LOC138039979 gene encoding uncharacterized protein; translated protein: MAAVLPASARRSNKGRFCKAEAFIRNNNAANRLTATWSAIKRQENEKNVRHPKVCSEVSLRGHRVVELNVLAEALDGACEACGAALRLLDCIKETVSGLGSLLYICCSNSECGETNICRTNKTHRMLHAGIGPTHVLLSSINVPSVGESTLKAREKEVGPQIEKLAKESCLESLERERNLWKEESEKENVEIGASYDMGCCGAKNAVVSVLVGDDDSSTINKVRQNVEHEIEKWSDVVHAKRSFGSSLYSIKAQNKSLTDMVIRYFQRCFGYALKQNKDNEEGVRNGLKSIVPHAYGDHSSCGNWCGYLKNPASYKHRGLPHGKDLTDKSLRQSLKKTIEVYASNAKKLAPLGSSQANEALNNTIGSKAPKIRHYGSSESSDFRVACAVGQKNLGHSYVSQFAKKTDKRMLSLKGKQKTREYKKRRIEKKENRLKKTKQLQNREGQQYSSGMGFDGDHAAQEIPAPPPASKIETVSLSKDYHKIIFDLETSGRGNDAEILQIAATDGKDELSIYVKPSHVISPQASAVNKLTFQRGMLFYDGKPIIDATAIDLALKNFIELSSSIQGIAS